A genomic segment from Pseudomonas sp. M30-35 encodes:
- a CDS encoding zinc-binding alcohol dehydrogenase family protein has protein sequence MKAVAYYQSLPADNQQSLVDIELAAPTPGPHDLLVEVKAISVNPVDTKIRRNVAPENAEAKVLGWDAAGVVKAVGAEVSLFKPGDEVFYAGAINRAGANSELHIVDERIVGHKPKSLTFAEAAAMPLTTITAWELLFDRLQIIQGNIDQGQSLLIVGGAGGVGSMLIQLARKLTGLTVIATASRPETQAWVRELGAHHVLDHSQPLQQELQRAGLEQVTHVASLTQTDQHFTQLVESLAPQGRLALIDDPLEPLDIMQLKRKSLSLHWELMFTRSLFGTADMTEQGRLLNKVSELVDTAAIKTTLGEHYGVINAENLRRAHVLLESGKAKGKIVLEGF, from the coding sequence ATGAAAGCAGTTGCTTACTACCAATCCCTGCCGGCTGACAATCAACAGTCACTGGTTGATATTGAACTTGCAGCACCAACCCCTGGACCCCACGACCTGCTGGTTGAGGTCAAAGCTATTTCGGTCAACCCGGTCGACACCAAGATCCGCAGGAACGTCGCCCCTGAAAACGCTGAAGCCAAAGTACTCGGCTGGGATGCAGCGGGCGTGGTCAAAGCGGTCGGTGCCGAGGTCAGCTTATTCAAGCCCGGCGATGAAGTTTTTTACGCAGGAGCAATTAACCGCGCGGGAGCCAACAGCGAATTGCACATCGTTGACGAACGCATCGTCGGCCACAAACCCAAAAGCCTGACGTTTGCTGAAGCTGCGGCCATGCCACTGACCACAATTACAGCCTGGGAGTTATTGTTTGACCGCCTGCAAATTATCCAGGGCAACATCGACCAAGGGCAGAGCCTGTTGATTGTTGGCGGCGCTGGCGGCGTGGGTTCAATGTTGATTCAGCTAGCGCGCAAGTTGACAGGGCTAACCGTGATTGCCACTGCTTCACGCCCTGAAACCCAAGCCTGGGTGCGCGAGCTTGGCGCTCATCACGTGCTCGACCACAGCCAGCCCTTGCAACAAGAGTTGCAGCGTGCAGGCCTTGAGCAGGTGACCCATGTCGCCAGTCTGACCCAGACCGACCAGCACTTTACTCAATTGGTCGAATCGCTCGCCCCACAAGGGCGCCTGGCATTGATTGACGATCCGCTTGAACCACTGGATATCATGCAACTCAAGCGCAAGAGTCTTTCGCTGCATTGGGAGCTGATGTTCACCCGCTCGCTGTTCGGCACGGCCGATATGACCGAACAGGGACGTCTGCTCAACAAAGTATCTGAACTGGTTGATACCGCCGCGATTAAAACAACGCTAGGTGAGCATTACGGCGTGATCAATGCTGAGAACCTACGCCGCGCCCACGTTCTTTTGGAGTCGGGCAAGGCCAAGGGCAAAATCGTTCTCGAAGGTTTCTAG
- a CDS encoding putative quinol monooxygenase has translation MTHTLTLVATITAIAEHQATVKNHLQALVAASRKEAACIQYDLHQQQDAPNVFIMIEQWRDAAALAEHKQTAHYQHFSTTCAELLQGVELKLMTQIA, from the coding sequence ATGACCCACACACTGACGTTAGTCGCCACAATCACAGCTATTGCTGAGCATCAGGCAACTGTAAAAAACCACTTGCAGGCACTGGTGGCTGCCAGCCGCAAAGAAGCAGCCTGCATTCAGTACGACCTGCACCAGCAACAAGATGCACCCAACGTATTCATCATGATTGAGCAGTGGCGCGATGCCGCAGCACTTGCCGAGCATAAGCAAACCGCGCACTACCAGCATTTTTCAACAACCTGCGCCGAGTTGCTGCAAGGTGTTGAGCTCAAATTAATGACCCAGATTGCCTAA
- a CDS encoding LysR family transcriptional regulator → MLRFDDLQLFVRTTETGSLSAAARLLDISPAVASAALKRLEQQLDARLFARSTRSLRLTAEGQAFLSHARQALQSIEAGRMQLAGNKVGISGLMQLCAPSDFGRNTLLPWLDEFQHAHPQLQLRLLLGDRVTDLFREPVDIALRYGEPEDSTLVALPVAADNRRVLCASASYLARHGEPQTIEELAGHNCLLYMLNGRVHERWQFSNGKRQQSITVQGDRQSDDADVVRRWALAGQGLMYKSWLDVAGDVQAGRLQVLMGEHLGEITPLNLICAHRSQLSKPVHLLREFVQSRCRALLAKAPWAN, encoded by the coding sequence ATGCTTCGCTTTGATGACTTGCAACTGTTTGTGCGCACCACTGAAACAGGCAGTTTATCGGCCGCTGCTCGCTTGCTTGATATCTCTCCTGCTGTGGCCAGTGCGGCGCTAAAGCGACTGGAGCAACAACTTGATGCGCGCTTATTCGCCCGTTCTACGCGCAGTTTGCGTTTGACCGCTGAAGGTCAGGCTTTTCTCAGTCACGCCCGGCAAGCGTTGCAAAGTATTGAAGCAGGTCGCATGCAATTAGCCGGTAATAAAGTGGGTATCAGCGGCTTGATGCAGCTTTGTGCCCCTTCAGATTTTGGGCGCAACACCTTGTTGCCTTGGCTCGATGAATTTCAGCATGCACACCCACAATTACAGTTACGCCTGTTGCTGGGGGATCGCGTGACAGACCTGTTCCGCGAGCCCGTGGATATCGCTCTGCGTTATGGCGAACCCGAGGACTCAACCTTGGTTGCCTTGCCGGTGGCTGCAGATAATCGGCGTGTACTGTGTGCGTCTGCGAGTTATCTTGCGCGCCACGGTGAGCCGCAAACAATCGAGGAGTTGGCCGGACATAATTGCCTGCTGTACATGCTCAATGGGCGCGTGCATGAACGTTGGCAGTTCAGCAATGGCAAGCGCCAGCAAAGTATTACCGTGCAAGGCGACCGGCAAAGCGATGATGCCGATGTGGTGCGGCGTTGGGCGCTTGCCGGTCAGGGCTTGATGTACAAGTCGTGGTTGGACGTCGCCGGAGATGTCCAGGCCGGGCGCTTGCAAGTGCTGATGGGTGAACACCTCGGCGAAATAACGCCGCTCAATTTGATCTGCGCGCATCGCTCGCAATTAAGTAAGCCTGTGCATTTACTTCGCGAGTTTGTGCAGTCACGTTGTCGCGCACTACTGGCGAAAGCGCCTTGGGCCAATTAA
- a CDS encoding DUF2946 domain-containing protein yields the protein MDMTRVDRSLIAWLLYASILFSAFACSISHGQMTGLQLSGIDGVYCSAQGSSNAALDIAGSDTPLFNPATGFGCSMCSTFVGIALAAFFGVLGLFLRPQQKLVAPRLLFRRPVRYLWPSANPRASPFLA from the coding sequence ATGGACATGACCAGAGTCGATCGTTCGCTGATTGCGTGGCTGCTGTACGCCAGCATCCTGTTCAGTGCGTTCGCCTGCAGCATTAGTCATGGTCAGATGACCGGTTTGCAACTGAGCGGCATCGACGGGGTTTACTGCTCCGCTCAAGGCAGTAGCAACGCAGCCCTCGATATTGCCGGGTCAGACACGCCACTGTTCAATCCGGCGACAGGCTTTGGTTGTTCAATGTGCTCGACATTCGTCGGCATCGCCCTTGCTGCTTTCTTTGGCGTTCTTGGTTTATTCCTGCGCCCCCAGCAGAAACTGGTTGCACCGCGGCTGTTGTTCCGGCGGCCGGTTCGCTATCTCTGGCCCTCGGCCAATCCTCGCGCTTCCCCATTCCTCGCATAA
- a CDS encoding PepSY domain-containing protein codes for MRDAHTSESPVTVVGSSSLSFYNLAWRWHFYAGLLVIPFFIMLSVTGIIYLFKPQLDQLMYGDLLQVPVAEQRISADRQMAQVMQAYPKANVSKYLPPVNEQGSAQFVITTADATLNVFVNPYNGEILGAQDAEDNLQAIARKLHGELMIGTVGDRLVELAAGWGIVLVLSGLYLWWPRGTSKSAQFWPRLASRGRLFWRDVHAVVGFWGSLLLLFMLLTGMTWTGFWGAKFAGAWNHFPAAMWDDVPQSNKLAGSLNTSTNQTVPWATEVTPMPESDPHAAHNGMTHMHSNASTAQVGLQQVVDSAEARGVHPGFSVSLPVGERGVYSVSVFADDPRNDATLHIDQYSGKVLADIRWSDYGLVARTVETGVMLHEGKMFGLANQLLMLLVCLMILLSSVSGLVLWWKRRPQGRFGVPPIRHDLPIWRGGMVIMLVVACLFPLVGASLLLVAPLDWLFTRRRINAQLQIS; via the coding sequence ATGCGCGATGCACATACTTCAGAGTCGCCGGTAACGGTCGTTGGCTCATCCAGTCTGTCGTTTTATAACCTGGCTTGGCGCTGGCATTTTTACGCCGGGTTGTTGGTCATACCGTTCTTTATCATGCTCTCGGTTACCGGAATTATTTACCTGTTCAAGCCGCAGCTCGACCAGCTGATGTACGGCGATTTGTTGCAGGTACCCGTTGCCGAGCAGCGAATTAGCGCTGATCGGCAAATGGCGCAGGTCATGCAGGCTTATCCAAAAGCCAACGTCAGCAAGTACCTACCGCCAGTGAATGAGCAGGGCAGTGCGCAGTTCGTGATCACTACGGCGGATGCCACGCTCAACGTGTTTGTTAATCCCTATAACGGTGAAATTCTTGGCGCTCAAGACGCTGAAGATAACCTGCAAGCCATCGCCCGCAAGCTGCATGGCGAACTGATGATTGGCACCGTTGGCGATCGCTTGGTAGAGCTGGCCGCCGGTTGGGGTATCGTCCTGGTTCTTTCGGGGTTGTATCTCTGGTGGCCGCGCGGCACGAGCAAGTCGGCGCAGTTCTGGCCGCGTTTGGCCAGTCGCGGGCGGCTGTTTTGGCGCGATGTGCATGCGGTCGTTGGCTTCTGGGGCTCGCTGCTGTTGCTGTTTATGTTGTTGACCGGCATGACCTGGACCGGTTTCTGGGGCGCCAAATTCGCGGGTGCCTGGAATCACTTCCCTGCAGCTATGTGGGATGACGTGCCGCAATCCAACAAGCTGGCCGGTAGTCTTAACACCAGCACCAACCAAACGGTGCCTTGGGCAACTGAGGTCACACCTATGCCTGAGTCTGATCCGCATGCGGCGCATAACGGTATGACGCATATGCACTCAAATGCCAGCACTGCTCAGGTCGGCTTACAGCAGGTGGTCGATAGTGCAGAGGCGCGCGGGGTGCACCCCGGTTTTAGTGTGAGCCTGCCTGTGGGTGAGCGCGGGGTTTATAGCGTTAGTGTGTTTGCCGATGATCCACGTAACGATGCCACGCTGCATATTGATCAATACAGCGGCAAAGTGCTCGCTGATATCCGTTGGAGCGATTACGGGCTGGTCGCCAGAACTGTGGAGACCGGCGTCATGCTCCACGAAGGCAAAATGTTTGGCTTAGCCAATCAGCTGCTAATGCTGTTGGTCTGCCTGATGATTTTGCTGAGTAGCGTCAGTGGTTTGGTACTCTGGTGGAAGCGTCGTCCACAAGGTCGCTTTGGCGTGCCACCCATTCGTCATGATCTACCGATCTGGCGCGGGGGCATGGTGATTATGCTGGTGGTTGCTTGCCTGTTCCCGTTGGTTGGCGCTTCGTTATTGTTGGTTGCACCATTGGACTGGCTGTTTACACGTCGGCGGATTAACGCTCAATTACAAATCAGTTGA
- a CDS encoding DUF302 domain-containing protein, protein MEDKNSISEGRWVRKSSNSVKETADRLLARLDAFPEVMRVARLNQQDIAKLSGEEVNPTECLLIQNTTLVGKLLSANLEAGFELPVRVFIWQADDGQVWVRCTDIDHLDSAYQLNGADGAIAAINSLLPDWLDYMVAAS, encoded by the coding sequence ATGGAAGACAAAAATAGTATCAGTGAAGGTCGTTGGGTCCGCAAAAGTTCTAATTCAGTAAAAGAGACGGCTGACCGTCTTCTTGCCAGGTTGGACGCATTCCCTGAAGTCATGCGAGTCGCGCGGTTGAATCAACAAGACATTGCCAAGTTATCCGGTGAGGAAGTTAACCCGACGGAATGTCTATTGATCCAAAATACTACTCTGGTTGGAAAGCTGCTTAGCGCCAATCTTGAAGCGGGTTTTGAGTTGCCCGTCAGGGTGTTTATTTGGCAGGCAGATGATGGTCAAGTCTGGGTTCGTTGTACCGATATCGATCATTTAGATAGCGCATATCAGCTAAATGGTGCGGACGGGGCGATTGCTGCGATTAATTCACTGCTGCCTGACTGGCTTGATTATATGGTCGCTGCAAGTTGA
- a CDS encoding copper chaperone PCu(A)C — MLNKILLVAALMSPAFLANAHEFDLGDLHIEHPWSREMPPVAPTAAAYFVVDNKGKEADRLIAVETPVAGKAEMHEHVHAGDVMKMQQVQGVDIPAGGQVRFEPMGYHVMLFNLEQQMKAGEHFPMTLTFEKAGDVEVQVNVQKDAPAAGEAHKH; from the coding sequence ATGTTAAATAAAATTCTATTGGTTGCGGCGCTGATGAGCCCTGCTTTTTTGGCCAATGCCCATGAGTTCGATCTGGGCGATCTGCATATCGAGCACCCGTGGTCACGCGAGATGCCACCCGTTGCTCCAACTGCGGCGGCTTATTTTGTTGTCGATAACAAGGGTAAGGAGGCTGATCGGCTCATCGCCGTCGAGACCCCAGTTGCTGGCAAGGCAGAGATGCATGAGCACGTCCATGCTGGCGATGTGATGAAAATGCAGCAGGTGCAAGGCGTTGATATTCCCGCAGGCGGTCAGGTCAGGTTTGAGCCCATGGGTTACCACGTCATGTTGTTCAATCTGGAGCAGCAGATGAAAGCGGGTGAGCATTTCCCCATGACCTTGACCTTTGAGAAGGCCGGTGATGTCGAAGTGCAAGTCAATGTGCAGAAGGATGCGCCAGCCGCAGGCGAGGCACATAAACACTAG
- a CDS encoding adenosine deaminase, which translates to MYDWLNALPKAELHLHLEGSLEPELLFALAERNKIVLPWNDVEALRGAYAFNNLQEFLDLYYRGADVLRTEQDFYDLTWAYLERCKAQNVIHTEPFFDPQTHTDRGIPFEVVLTGIKQALDDGKKQLGISHGLILSFLRHLSEEEAFKTLDQATPFRDAFIAVGLDSSEMGHPPSKFQRVFDKARSEGYLSVAHAGEEGPPEYIWEALDLLKIERIDHGVRAIEDERLMQRIIDEQIPLTVCPLSNTKLCVFDDMRQHNILEMLERGVKVTVNSDDPAYFGGYVTENFAALHTSLGMTEDQAKRLAQNSLDARLT; encoded by the coding sequence ATGTACGATTGGCTCAACGCCCTACCCAAAGCCGAACTTCATTTGCATCTTGAAGGTTCGCTTGAGCCTGAGTTGCTGTTTGCGCTGGCTGAGCGCAATAAAATCGTGCTGCCGTGGAATGATGTTGAAGCGCTACGCGGCGCGTATGCGTTTAACAATCTGCAGGAGTTTCTCGACCTGTACTACCGGGGTGCTGATGTTCTGCGTACCGAGCAGGATTTCTACGACCTGACCTGGGCTTACCTGGAGCGCTGCAAGGCACAGAACGTGATTCACACAGAACCGTTCTTTGACCCACAAACCCATACCGATCGTGGCATTCCATTTGAGGTGGTGCTGACGGGTATCAAGCAGGCGCTGGATGACGGAAAAAAACAGCTGGGCATCAGCCATGGTTTGATTCTCAGCTTCTTGCGCCATTTATCAGAAGAAGAAGCCTTCAAAACACTTGATCAAGCAACGCCATTTCGCGATGCCTTTATCGCCGTCGGTCTCGACAGCTCAGAGATGGGCCACCCGCCAAGCAAGTTTCAACGGGTGTTCGACAAGGCTCGCAGCGAAGGTTATCTGAGCGTGGCGCACGCAGGTGAAGAAGGCCCGCCGGAATACATCTGGGAGGCGCTCGACTTGCTGAAAATCGAGCGCATTGATCACGGTGTCCGGGCGATTGAAGACGAGCGCCTGATGCAGCGCATCATTGATGAACAGATTCCGCTGACCGTTTGCCCGCTGTCCAACACCAAGCTCTGTGTGTTTGACGATATGCGCCAGCACAATATCCTTGAGATGCTTGAGCGCGGCGTCAAGGTCACCGTCAACTCAGATGACCCTGCCTATTTCGGTGGCTACGTCACCGAGAACTTTGCAGCGCTGCATACCAGCCTCGGCATGACCGAAGACCAGGCCAAGCGTCTCGCGCAAAACAGTCTCGACGCACGTTTAACTTAA
- a CDS encoding 2-oxoglutarate and iron-dependent oxygenase domain-containing protein → MNPNQLPLIDIAPLYSTDENAWKQVARQIDQACREWGFFYITGHPISTQRITQLADAAKTFFGQPDAEKLKIDITQTQHHRGYGAIATEQLDPSKPSDLKETFDMGFNMPADHPDVVAGKPLRGPNRHPQLSGWNELMEQHYNDMHELAKTLLRSMTIALGIERDFFDTRFEEPISVFRMIHYPPRHTASSAEQQGAGAHTDYGCVTLLYQDSAGGLQVQNVNGEWIDAPPIEGSFVVNIGDMMARWSNDRYKSTPHRVISPLGVDRYSMPFFAEPHPDTEISCLPGCSDANNPAKYAATTSAEYLLSRFADTYAYRRTEQAES, encoded by the coding sequence ATGAATCCAAATCAACTGCCCCTAATCGATATAGCCCCGCTCTACAGCACTGATGAAAACGCTTGGAAACAGGTTGCCAGGCAGATTGATCAAGCCTGCCGCGAATGGGGCTTTTTTTACATCACCGGCCACCCAATCTCCACCCAACGTATTACCCAGCTGGCGGATGCGGCGAAGACCTTCTTCGGCCAGCCCGACGCTGAAAAACTCAAGATTGATATTACCCAGACCCAGCATCATCGAGGCTACGGCGCAATTGCCACCGAGCAACTCGATCCGAGCAAACCCAGCGACCTCAAAGAAACCTTCGACATGGGTTTCAACATGCCAGCGGATCACCCGGATGTAGTGGCTGGCAAACCGTTACGCGGCCCTAATCGCCACCCACAACTGAGCGGTTGGAACGAGCTGATGGAGCAGCATTACAACGACATGCATGAGCTGGCAAAAACCCTGCTGCGCAGCATGACTATCGCGTTGGGGATTGAGCGTGATTTTTTCGATACGCGTTTCGAAGAGCCAATCAGCGTGTTTCGTATGATCCACTATCCTCCGCGCCACACCGCCAGCAGCGCCGAGCAACAAGGCGCGGGGGCGCACACAGATTACGGCTGCGTGACCTTGCTTTACCAAGACAGCGCCGGTGGCTTGCAGGTGCAAAACGTCAATGGCGAATGGATTGATGCGCCGCCAATTGAAGGCAGTTTTGTGGTCAATATCGGCGACATGATGGCGCGCTGGAGCAACGACCGCTACAAGTCGACACCGCATCGGGTTATCAGCCCATTGGGGGTTGATCGTTACTCAATGCCATTCTTCGCCGAGCCACACCCCGACACCGAAATCAGCTGCCTGCCCGGCTGCTCCGACGCCAATAACCCGGCCAAATATGCAGCCACTACCAGTGCCGAATATTTACTTTCCCGCTTCGCTGACACTTACGCCTACCGCCGCACCGAACAAGCTGAAAGCTAA
- a CDS encoding BMP family ABC transporter substrate-binding protein, with protein sequence MQKKSKKPLLRALVAALGFSAAMSASAADPLKVGFVYIGPIGDHGWTYQHEQGRKMMVEKMGDKIETSFVENVPEGADAERVIRNMAKSGYDLIFTTSFGYMNPTLKVAKQFPKVTFEHATGYKQAKNVGTYLSRSYEGRYVGGYLAAKMTKTKKIGYIASFPIPEVIRDINSIQLALDKYNPGTEIKVVWVNSWFDPGKESDAANALIDQGVDVVFQHTDSPAPIQTAERRGVYAVGYASDMQHFGPNAVLTSIVNNWGPHYIKSAQAVIDGNWKSQDYWGGLNDDTIQLPLSDLVPADVKAEAEQIEASIKSGEFHPFTGPIKDQSGAVKIAEGVVATNAELASMNYYVENVKAELPK encoded by the coding sequence ATGCAGAAGAAGAGTAAAAAGCCACTGCTGCGTGCCCTCGTCGCCGCCCTCGGTTTTAGCGCCGCCATGAGCGCGTCCGCCGCTGACCCACTGAAGGTCGGCTTCGTCTATATAGGCCCTATCGGCGACCACGGCTGGACCTATCAGCACGAGCAAGGCCGTAAAATGATGGTTGAGAAGATGGGTGACAAGATCGAAACCAGCTTCGTCGAAAACGTGCCAGAAGGCGCTGACGCCGAGCGCGTTATTCGTAACATGGCGAAAAGTGGCTACGACCTGATTTTCACCACGTCGTTTGGTTACATGAATCCAACCTTGAAAGTCGCCAAGCAGTTCCCGAAAGTAACCTTTGAGCATGCAACGGGTTACAAGCAAGCCAAGAACGTCGGCACCTATTTGTCGCGTTCGTATGAAGGCCGTTATGTCGGTGGCTACCTTGCCGCGAAGATGACCAAGACCAAGAAAATCGGTTACATCGCCTCCTTCCCAATTCCAGAAGTGATCCGCGATATCAACTCGATCCAACTGGCACTCGACAAGTACAACCCAGGCACCGAAATCAAAGTGGTCTGGGTTAACTCCTGGTTCGACCCGGGTAAAGAGTCTGACGCTGCAAACGCTCTGATCGACCAAGGCGTTGACGTAGTGTTCCAGCACACTGACAGCCCAGCACCCATCCAGACAGCAGAACGCCGGGGCGTGTACGCAGTCGGCTATGCCTCTGACATGCAGCACTTTGGACCAAATGCCGTGCTGACTTCGATCGTCAACAACTGGGGGCCGCACTACATTAAGTCAGCGCAAGCTGTGATTGACGGCAACTGGAAATCACAGGATTACTGGGGCGGCTTGAATGACGACACCATCCAACTGCCGCTCAGCGATTTGGTTCCGGCGGACGTCAAAGCTGAGGCCGAGCAGATTGAAGCCAGCATCAAGAGCGGTGAATTCCATCCGTTCACCGGCCCAATCAAAGACCAGAGCGGCGCAGTCAAAATTGCAGAGGGTGTCGTCGCCACCAATGCCGAGCTGGCCTCGATGAATTACTACGTCGAAAACGTCAAAGCTGAACTGCCGAAGTAA
- a CDS encoding 8-oxoguanine deaminase: MVPNTHIWIKTPLATFTANGLDASGGIVVEHGVISEILGAGQQPAKPGYAVFDAREHVVLPGLINTHHHFYQTLTRAWGPVVNQPLFPWLKTLYPVWARLTPEKLALASKVALAELLLSGCSTAADHHYLFPGGLENAIDVQVEAVRELGMRAMLTRGSMSLGEADGGLPPQQTVQQGQVILEDSLRLINEYHERGDGAQIQIALAPCSPFSVTQEIMRESADLAEKMDVRLHTHLAETLDEEDFCLQRFGLRTVDYLDSVGWLSSRTWLAHGIHFNPDEIVRLGQAGTGICHCPSSNMRLASGICPTIDLEAAGAPIGLGVDGSASNDASNMILEARQALYIQRLRYGAEKITPELVLGWASKGSARLLGRSDIGELAVGKQADLAFFKLDELRFSGSHDPISALLLCGADRADRMMIGGQWRVIDGQIEGLDVAQLIADHRQAAKELIAG, translated from the coding sequence ATGGTGCCTAATACTCATATCTGGATCAAAACCCCACTCGCCACTTTCACTGCCAACGGCCTTGATGCCTCAGGCGGCATTGTCGTCGAGCATGGCGTCATCAGCGAAATTCTCGGCGCGGGTCAGCAACCTGCAAAACCTGGTTATGCGGTCTTCGACGCCCGCGAGCACGTGGTACTGCCGGGGCTAATCAATACCCATCATCACTTCTACCAGACACTCACCCGCGCTTGGGGCCCAGTGGTCAATCAGCCGTTATTTCCGTGGCTGAAAACCCTCTACCCGGTTTGGGCTCGTCTGACGCCAGAAAAACTCGCTCTGGCGAGTAAAGTTGCGCTGGCAGAACTGTTGTTGTCGGGTTGCAGTACTGCTGCCGACCACCATTACCTGTTCCCGGGTGGTTTGGAAAACGCGATTGACGTGCAAGTCGAAGCGGTACGTGAACTTGGTATGCGCGCCATGCTCACGCGTGGTTCGATGAGTTTAGGCGAAGCCGATGGCGGCCTGCCGCCGCAGCAAACGGTGCAACAAGGTCAGGTAATTCTTGAAGACAGCCTGCGCCTGATCAATGAATACCATGAGCGTGGCGATGGCGCGCAAATCCAAATCGCCTTGGCGCCCTGCTCACCCTTCTCGGTGACCCAAGAGATCATGCGTGAAAGCGCTGACCTGGCTGAGAAGATGGATGTACGCCTGCACACGCATTTGGCCGAAACACTGGATGAAGAAGATTTCTGCCTGCAGCGCTTTGGCCTGCGCACCGTTGATTATCTCGACAGTGTCGGCTGGCTCAGCTCACGTACCTGGTTGGCCCACGGCATCCATTTCAACCCTGATGAGATCGTGCGTCTGGGCCAGGCTGGCACCGGTATTTGCCACTGCCCAAGCTCAAACATGCGCTTGGCATCCGGGATCTGCCCAACCATCGACCTGGAAGCAGCTGGCGCGCCAATCGGCTTGGGGGTTGATGGCTCGGCATCGAATGATGCTTCAAACATGATCCTCGAAGCACGGCAGGCGCTGTACATTCAGCGCCTGCGCTACGGTGCAGAAAAGATCACCCCTGAACTGGTGCTCGGCTGGGCCAGCAAAGGCTCGGCACGCCTGCTTGGGCGTAGCGACATTGGTGAGCTGGCCGTGGGCAAACAAGCGGATCTGGCATTTTTCAAACTTGATGAACTGCGCTTCTCCGGCAGCCACGATCCAATTTCGGCGTTACTGCTGTGTGGCGCGGACCGTGCTGACAGGATGATGATTGGTGGCCAATGGCGCGTCATCGACGGTCAAATCGAAGGCCTTGATGTTGCTCAGCTGATTGCCGATCACCGCCAAGCAGCCAAAGAGTTGATCGCAGGCTAA
- a CDS encoding SDR family oxidoreductase yields MAEQQTALIIGASRGLGLGLVKQFSLLGWSVMATVRSPQRADELKAVQGVKIETLDIDSNESLDALVKQLEDQVFDLIFVNAGVLGPEHQSAGAATQKELGQLFMTNVAAPIRLAERLVDQLRPDTGVLAFMSSVLGSVTNPEGDNMALYKASKAALNSLTNSFVCALPEPRPTVLSLHPGWVRTEMGGPNAEIDVETSCAGLAVQVQRFAGKGGHHFIDYKGQTIAW; encoded by the coding sequence ATGGCCGAGCAACAAACAGCGTTAATAATCGGAGCCTCTCGCGGCCTGGGCCTTGGCCTGGTGAAACAATTCAGCCTGTTAGGTTGGAGCGTCATGGCAACCGTTCGCTCACCACAACGGGCTGATGAGCTGAAAGCTGTACAGGGGGTAAAAATCGAAACATTGGATATCGACAGCAACGAGTCGTTAGATGCGCTGGTCAAACAACTTGAGGACCAAGTATTCGATCTGATCTTCGTCAATGCTGGGGTACTTGGTCCCGAGCATCAGTCGGCTGGAGCTGCAACTCAGAAAGAACTCGGCCAGTTGTTTATGACCAACGTCGCCGCCCCGATCCGTTTGGCTGAAAGATTAGTTGATCAGCTTCGCCCAGACACTGGGGTTCTGGCGTTTATGAGTTCGGTACTAGGCAGCGTAACCAACCCGGAAGGCGACAACATGGCGCTGTATAAAGCCAGTAAAGCGGCGCTCAACTCCTTGACCAACAGTTTTGTATGCGCACTGCCTGAGCCGCGCCCGACCGTACTTTCCCTGCATCCAGGTTGGGTTAGAACAGAGATGGGCGGACCGAATGCCGAGATTGACGTTGAAACCAGCTGCGCGGGATTAGCCGTTCAAGTGCAACGCTTTGCCGGTAAAGGTGGTCATCACTTTATTGACTACAAAGGCCAAACAATCGCCTGGTAA